TAGTCTCTAGAAATCACAGAGTCGATGTATTGACCGCTCATGGTTTTGCCTTCCCAGAAAACATTTACCCCGCCCATCTCACGAATCAAATTAACATTACCCGCAAGTAAAGTGGATTGTTCGGCCATAGTAACATCAGAGTTAGAGATACCATTGAGTTGTTTAGAATCCCAGCTAACCTGACCGATGGTTTCACCAGCGCATTTACCAACGATAGCCGCGTCAGGATGTTCATTGTCTTTGTTAGTGACAATAATCATCGTTCTTTCACCGGATGACGTAGTAGTCTGATCCTTAGTCACAAACACGCCGATTTTTTCTAGCGAGTTAATATAAGTATCCGCGATGGCAATATGGGCTTTTTCACGAGAAGTGATAAGCAGATAATACCAAGAATCTTTTCCAGAGTTACGAAGCTCGGCAATTTTAGCCGCCAAGTCAGTAAAAGAAGGAATATAACAAACCGCAATTTTATCTAGTCTAGGAGACTGACTAAAAACAGCCTGAGCCTTTTTATATTCAAGGCTATCCGCTGTATACCCCAAATCCAAAAGTTCATCCGCATCCGTAATCTCAACATAAACATCCTCAGTATGTTTGACAACAGTAACCACCGCATCATCAGCAACGATAGACGCGAGCGGAGGTGTGAACGTAATCGAGGTAGTATTACTAGAAGTTTGAACGGTAGACACAACTGTATGAACTGGACTTCCAGTTTCACCGGCTACTGTAAACTTATCACCAGCTTCAATCGGATTACCAGAATCCACAAATCCATCTACCAAGATAGTAGTATCATCCTCTTCATAACCGGCCACATTGTTAACAGCCCCAACCAAATCTAAATTAGATGGTTGAGTAGTCCCAACGATAAGCGGCATCCCAAAACCTTTTTGTGAAATCGGAAGCGTATTCAACGCCAGATTCACAGTAATATTATTAATTTGACTCATATTCCTTTTTATCTCCTATCAGACAGTGGGTAGCTACCCACTGACAAATTCCACACCTTCTACAGTAGCATCCAAATCAACAGCATCTAGCGTATTATCCAGATTAACCACTGACTTAATTCTAAAATCAAACCCTACCTGATATTCATAAATCGGTTCGATGTAAGTAGTCCTGTCCGTTACATTTGGTTCAATCAATTCAACAGTAACACCTAACTCTCGAAACTGATCACGACCCAATATCTGAATAAACCCAATAGCCCTTTCAGCGAGTTCATGAATCAAATCAATAGAGAGAGGTTGATTGGTTTCATTGATATAAAAACTCAAACTAATAACATCAGTATTAATTTTAGAATAACGATCAGTGACTTTAGTTGGATCAGGGTTTTCTACTTCAACTCGATTATTCCGATTTCCAGACACCGACAAAACTTTATACGCACCAAACGGGTAATTTGGTTTTTTCGCACTTTGGTCTTTACGGATGATAGGAAATTTAACATTATCCTCACCCAAAAACACAGCTAGAGCATCAATCACACTACGAATCTGACTAATCATTGTCACCCTGAGCATGTCGAAGGACATTAACCATTAACAATTCACCCTTAACCATTAACTTCCACTTTCCTACCAATGTATTTATTCAAATTTACAAAGTCTGAATAATCCAATCTAGTTTTGATTTCATAATTTATGCCATTGGAAATAATAATATCTCCGGTCTGTAAATTGATTGGATGAGTAAGAATAATCTTATCCTCAAAGTTATACAAACCCTCAGGAGTATTCCTAAGTTCAACTCCAGTCATTGGAATAACTGCACATTCTAAATTAACCGGATCGGAATAAGTAGGAACCAATTCACCGCCTACGATAGATTCCGTTTTGGTTCGATATTGATTCATAGACATTAAGCCAATGGACTTAATGATGTTAGCCACATCCACAATCATACACCGATTAACGGAGAGGATAAGTCTTGTTTGTCAGATAGACAGTGGTTGGCGGTTTGTTGGACAGTGGGTAGCTACCCACTGTCCAACCACCAACCACCAACCACCAACCACCAACCACCAACCACCAACCACCAACCACCAACCACCAACCACCAACCACCAACCACCAACCACCAACCACCAACCACCAACCACCAACCACCAACCACCAACCACCAACCACCAACCACCAACCACCAACCACCAACCACCAACCACCAACCACCAACCACCAACCACCAACCACCAACCACCAACCACTTTCCCTAAGAGGTTATTTCATAATCAATGGACTTAGAGAGTTTATTTTCTTTACCTTGGAGAGTTTTGTCATGCCCTTTGAGCCGCACGGTCAAAGGATGATTAGCCGGTTGGATATTCGTAAATATCCGAGACTGGATAGCACGTTTGAACATTTGCCCAGCGCGGGTAAGAACTTCACGAGCAGGATTTTTACCAGTCAAGAAACGTTCGAGGTAAAACTCAATCGTCTCAACGAGTTTGTTTTGCACTTCTTTATCATCGGCAGTTGAGCGAAGGAAGGAACGTTCGGGAATAATAATACTAGCCCCTCCCGACTTACCACCAGTTTTGTATTTGGAAGATTTATCGATTACACCAGCGGATTTTTTGTATTTGCCCATGAGATACCAAAAGTATCGAATCGCTTTAGGAGATTTGATCTCGGCACCAAACTCATTAGCACCAGCAATGATACCAATATTTTTACCACCTTTCTCACTCACACCAACGATGATAGAAGACTTATTTAATTCTTTAAAGCCTTGGATGATTGCATCCATGTTGTTAGTATCTTCTATTTTCATTTTACCTATCCCCACACTTTTTACTTATGCAGAATATCCACAAGTAGCCCCTTCCCTAGCAGGGAAGGGGACTTCATCGAATAGATTCTTCAAATACGTTGACTCGGGGGTTAGGTCAAGCAACCCTACCACAATAAGCCCAAATGCGTTTTTTCAAATTTTCATAATCAATATAATAACCAATTTTACCATCTCTCGTAGAGACGCGATTCATCGCGACTGGACTCTGAAACCCAATATTAATCCCAGCAACGCCAATCGAGTTAATCCCCTCCGGATTATTCCCAACGGCAGACGCAGATTTCACACCTGCGACTTTATCATCTTGCATAAGAGCAAGAGCGGCAAGTTTTTGTAATGCGTCAAATTCCTCATCGGATTCCAGAAACCCATCTCGTTTGACAACGCGCTTGGCATCGTCCAGATACAATTGAATTCGAGGATCATCCAGTGTAACCGATGGAATGTATTGTTTGAATTGTTCTAATGTAATTTCCATTGTATATACCTTACCATGTCAGACAGTGGGTAGCTACCCACTGTCTGACATGGTATTTAACTATATCCCTTTCCCTACATAGATGGCACTTGGATGACGAATCATAGCACCAGCGAGAGATTGTAGAACAGCTTGCTCGGAGTTACCAAGAATGTCATACACAGGAGCGCGTAATTCCAATTCTGCGGTAACGGCGATTTCGGCAACCTCAGGAGTAGAGTCCATAACAAGGAGACAATCCACGGTAGAGAAACCGTTGTAATCTTTCCCAAGCTCACGAGCAGAGATGATTCTAGGAAATGTCACACCTTGCGAGGTAAGCCAGTTACGAATCGTCATAACGGAGTTATCCGCATAAGGTTGATCGAGAAGATCAAACTGATCAGGAGGCAACACAAGAGTATCCGGATTGAATAACCCTTTTTGTTTTGCCTTTGTGCGAGCAGTAGACAAATCCCTCAAAATCTCTTTAGGAGTTTTGTTAGACCAAAGTTTTTTAGCCGCACCAACACCAACCGCACCATCGGCAACATCCTCAGAGATAATTCCAGTGGCATTAAGTAATCCTTGAATACCATACGCAGAGTCACCGACTAATACGAGTTTGTTCTCAAGCTCGGCGATTGCACGTCTAGCAGACTCTGGTCTGAGCATGTCAAGTCTTACACTCGGAAGATCAGTTCTACCAGCAAGCCCTTGAGTGGCAAGAATCTCTTTCCAGTCGTAGCGGATACCGGTAACGATGTCATAAACCTTTTGGGTTTTCTCCCCGCCGTCTTCGCCAACGAAAGGAATGTCTTTTGCACTCCCGCCAGCTGCTAGAATCTTAGCAGAGCCAGTTCTAGTATACCAACGATAGCCGATAGAACTAGCCGATCTGCTAAAGTTTGTGTTCACTCGAAGAATTTTACGAGCGACTAACTCGGACTCTTTGGGAGTGTAGAGAGTTCTCTCGATTTGTTTTAAATCATTTTCACTAATTACATTAGCCATTTTTCAAACCTTCCTTATACATCCGCAGTAGTTTTAAAGCTACCGGATAAAAACAGAATCACTTCGCCAGCCGCAGCAACCGAGTTTTCAAAACGCGCACCTTCCAGTAACATCGTTTTTCCAGCCTCGGCAGTCTTAGCGAAATTACCAGCTACCTTGGCAGTCAAAGACGCATGATTGGTGTGACGAATTCTCACCGCATCTCCAGCGTTCACCGCCTCTTCCACGTAGACCGTAACAAAGCCAGAGTTATGAACGGCTAATGGGTCTTTGTCTAAGTATTTACCTTCGGAGACTTTACTAGCATTCGGACTATAAGCCGCAACACCTCTAAATTCACCCGTAGCCCCGCCAACCAGTTTACCTTGAGTAACCGCAGTTCCAACTTCCACAGCTTTACCAAACGGAACATCGCCCTCTGCAATCCTAGTTTCCGTATATTCATTCGGATGATGTTGAGCAAATCGACCTAAGCCAATCCCAGTTCCCATAGGATACGTTGCGAGAGGAATTGTAGCTAATACACCAATACCCTCCAGTAACGACGCATGGCTGTGCGTCTCTACAAATCCAAATGCTTGTAACCCAAATTGCACGGCGACTAATGCCACTAATGCAAGAGCAAAATATTTAAAAATTCTAATCATCTTACTTTACCTCCTGATAAAGATTGAGTCTTTTGTTTTTGAGAGCGGCAATATCGGCTTCGTCTTGTTTCACTTCGACCTTGCCAGGATTCAGTTTGGCTTTCGCCTTAGCGAGTTCGAGAGACGCATTGTAATACACGTCAATCAACTCCGCACTATCCAGCTTCACGTCAGGCAAAACACTCTTAACCAAAAGAGTTTTGATCTCGGTGTTAGATTTGCCTTTCAAGTCAGCCTCAGGCAAAACAGCCTTAACCGCATCGACAATTCCATCCCGCGCCACAGCCTCATCGAGTTTCAGACTAATACCATTGGTAATGTCCTGAATCGTTTTCTCTAACTCAGCAATTCTTTTCTCGTAAGACGCAGCATCCAAAACAACCGCAGGCTGATAAGTTGCAATTGCACTTTGAGTCCGGTCACTGAGTAGCTTGCTTCTGTTCGCAAGCGTATCGAATGTGCCCTTATCCGCTGAGTCTGCAACGACTACCTTTTTCGAGTCCGCACTATCGAAGATAGAAACGATTTTATCTAAAAATCCTTTCACCCATCCTGGCTCTGTTTCTTGTGTAGCATTTTCTGCCATAGAAATTTCTCCTTGTTGTATTCCATATTCAATACCATCTAAAACGATTCTTGCATTGTCCACACGACCCTTGACAACATGCGCTACATGATTTGCTTTCATCTCAGTTTGCACAGAGTCATAACGCGCTCCAGAGTAATCACCCGTAACCGCTACTTGTCTAGCTTTCAAACCAAGAGAGACTTCCCGCTTCTCACCAGCCTTGACACTTGCGATTAACGCAGGATCAAACAAAGTTTCATCGGCAACTACAAATCCATCTTCCACGCGGGGGTTTGTGATTATCCCCTTGATAAGCGAATTGTAATTATCCCCAGTGACAAGCCCGCCATGTTCATACGGATGACCGTCAGTGATAGGAATTCCATCTAGCGATTTCAAAAACGCAGGATGAAAAATTTCCTCTGGCAGTTTAGCTTCCTTGCGAGTGGTTCCATCTCCAAGCGTGTAGTTATACACACCAGGTTTAGTCAAACGCACCTTAGCCCGTAGAAACCCATTCTCATCAGAATACGAAACCACATCAGCCCGATCAAAACGATACTCGAATCTGTTTTCCATTGTGATAAGAATTACGGAGAGGATAATTTGTATTTGTCAGATATATGACAGTGGGTAGCTACCCACTGGACAGTGCGTTGCAACGCACTGCCTATTTCCTCAACCAACGCCAACCAATCTCTTTTGTGAAACATCGTTGTTTGCCGTCTTTAGGAAAACACCAAACGTCAGAGACTTCTCTTTTGAGAGAATAGATTTCGGAATCTTTCCGAACTTCGACTTTGTTAATTCGCCGCAAGGCACGATTGGAAAGCGTCTTCTCCCGTTTCTCAGACGCAGGACAAGCATTACCAAGGACAGGATTTTTACGATAAGACCGACTCATGCAGTAGCAAGTCGGAGAGGATAAGACTTGTTAGTCAGATAGTTAATGTATTATTGGTAGGGGTTGAATACTTTCAACCCGTTCTTACAATATGTATTAGTCAGATAGTCTAACTATGCGTATCCGAACATTGCTAAGAAGCAACGTCGGATTACGCGAGTAGTTAGACACTCAACTTCTTAAACTCTTGTAATAAACGTTTAGGATTTTTGATAAACTTCAACTCGTTCAGTTTCTTTTTATGTTTCAAATACAAATCAGAGTATTCATATTTGATGATATGACCAAAGACAGAACGCTTTAAACCTTTCGCGTGAAAGCGAAGCGAAGCCAAATAATCCGCGTCCATATCTTTGACCGTGTGGAGTAACGCTATAGCCTCATTGAGCTTTGTGATTGCCTCAACAGCTACTTCGGAAGTTTTGTTAATTTCTTCCAAGTAGCCGTTCTTAGGATTTTTAACAAGTAGGTCTAGTTTATTTTTGATTGTCATGGGTGTCTCCTTTTTGTCTGATAATCGTAGAGGCAAATCCCAAGTTGTCATTTAAACTGATTGATTTAAAATTCAAATATTAAAAGATACACTAATGGAAGAGAGATTTAATTTTTTGAGTAATTTAGTTCACCAAGAAGTAGAAAAACATGATAACAGAGACATTCAATGTGTGGTCGGGAAAGGAAAGGTCTATGACACTGTAGGGGATTTTGCAGATAGAAATAAAAATACAGAAATAGAATTATTACTTTTATATCGAATAGGAAAAATCATTGAACCAATTTCTTACTGGCAACTGCAAGGAAAAGAACTCTTATTTTTAAATGAAGAAAAATACGACCAAGGAACTTTGTATGGAAGGATAATCGTTCAAGGTTGTTTTCTCTTTGCTTATGATTCTCTTCTTAAAGAAAAAGCCTTTAGTTGGTTTACATATTCTGAGTGCATGAGAATTGCATCCAGCTTGCCAGCAAGCATATTTACAACTCGCCATAAAGACCCAAGTTGGCGAAGGGTATATCGCTTAGAAATCCAAAGAGATAAAAACAGTTTTAATCTTTCTGAAAATGAAAACGGCATATAAGTCAATCCAATTTGTTTAGCAGTATCTTCAAGGACTCCCATTCGTCCGACAAATTCACCAGCAAGGGAAGAATTCTTATGAGTGCATAAAGCAAGGATAGTAGGAATATGTAATTGAGTAAAAGGGAATGTAGAAAATTTTTCTACAGAGTATTCATCATAATAGCCTAATTTCTTTTTTGGTTCTAGTGTCTCATTCATAACCCGATAATCGGAGAGGCTAAGGCGGGTTAGTCAGTTAGGAATTACTTTCTTCAAACAAAATCCCGTTATCCCCTGGATAGGGCTTGGTGTGGTCATGTTGATTTCTAAGAATCTCATTTGGAATATCACCAAAGGCATCACAACGAGTAGTCTTTACGTCTGCCTTATAAGCCTGACGATGTTTGCAATCATTACACTGAGAGAATTTTATATGTTTTGCATTTACGGAAATGGGGGCGGTATTCATGGTTTTATTTCCAATTTAATATATGTAAATCCATTCTTCTCATATTTGTCAATTACTTTGTAAGTAGTATTCCGAGGCAAAAGAATTTCCTTTTCATGCGGTTTTAGTTTAGACACATTATTCATATACACACCCTTAGACCCTTTAGGTAAAATAATTTCTAAAACTAATTTAGATGACTTAGCAAACGATTTAGCAATATTTTCAGAAAGAGATGTAGCTGTATAATTTGTTAGGTCAATAATTTCACCTAATGGCACCGATTTTAAATCTTCACTCAGCGAACCAAAGTTCTCTACACCACTCATAACTCTGAGGTCGATAGGGATTACACTCTTAGAAATTGCCTCATCTATAAACTGAATTCTAGACTCCAAGGTTTTAATTTGTCCAGGCGTTCTAACAATTTTTTCCCCTTCCAAGTAGGAAACGATAGACGAATAATAGCCAGACTGCCAAGAAAGCAAAGCATCTTTTTCAGTTAAAGAAAAGTTGTTATATAAACTCTTTGCCGCCCACTTATCTGTTAGCCCCTTAGCCGCTTTCGTCCCTTCACTAGCCGTATAATTCTCCACAAGCCCAGCCGTAGACTGCGGAGCCCGACCACTAGGACTACCAACTCCAGACTTAGCAATTTCCTCCGGAGTCACAAACTCAGGCGTGCAATGACAAAGATAATCCTCTCCCGCATGACGTGCTCCAGGGCGGCTAAGATTGTTTACCCCAACTTTCCAAGAATAGATTTGATTGTTATGAACAGCGTGAGATGGTCGAGCATTACCCTGACATTTCCAACGATAATGAGTTTGCCCAGCTTGCTCTGCTTTAATTCTAGTTTGCTCGGCATGAAAGATATTCGCTTGATCCTCAGCCCAAAACCGAGCACGCTTGGCGTTCATATCAACCTTATCTAGAATTCGTTTTGTAATTTCATCGGTAGAAAGACGGTCAATGATCCCGTTATTGATAATCTCTTCGACGTCATGGAAATAACGAGAGTAAGCCTCATTCTGCAAAAGCCGTTGAGTATTATTCGCTCTCGGAATATTCGCCATCGTTACGACATTCTTTCTTGGGATCAAAGGGATTTGATTTTTCGTATCCGTAGGGACAGGTCGCGACCCGTCCTTACCAATCACACCCGCACCCATTGCAACATTCTGATCCTCAATCATACGATTAACCTGAGACGTAGACCAACCATCGAGCAGATTCAAATTCTCGGAAATGATTTTGTTCAACGTATCTTGGTCAACATAGTTACCATACGTAGAACGAATTTCTTCTAGGAGTTCCAAAATATTACCAGCATCTAACCTAACCCCAAACTTTTTAACGTTGAATTGCTTTTCCGAATAAGACCCCTTCCCTGATAGGGTTGGGGTAACTTGTTTGACTCTATACACTAAAGTCCCCTTCCCTTTTAGGGAAGGGGCTAATTCGGAGTATTCCACAATACCGTCAAGTGTGGGGTTAGGTCTCAACTCCGAAAAGATAACCTTATTCACCTTCGCGGCAAATTGTCTGTAAACCCGTTCGATTTTCGAGCCGAAGTTGTTAATAATCGCAAAAGGATACATTTTAATGGTTAATGGTTAATGTATAATGGTTAGTAGAGACGCACGGCTGTGCGTCTTTTTTGTATTCGTGTGCGTCTTTTTCGTATTCCGATACGATTTTTTTGCGGAGGTGCGAAAAACGAGTTGTCGGGCTAATTAGGAATAGCCCAAATTCTCGCGGAAAGCGGTTGCGATTCGTTGCAAAATCATTTTCCCTAGTCATTATACCCTCCAATGCGTCAAACGCCTTAAAACGCAAATTATGCGTTATCCGTAGAGACGCGATTAATCGCGTCTTCACCTTCATCCGAAGAATCAAAGTCCAACTGTTCAGATTTCACATTACCAAACTCTTCTAGGTCCTCAAATTCCTGTTTACGAACTTCGCTAGGAGCAAGGACACCAGTTTCGATATAGATTTTATTCTTCTGTGCTTTTTTGAGTTCAACGTCAGCCATTTCAGTTTGGGACAATTTCCAGAGGTTGTTAAATTTGAAACTCCAATCGAGACCTTTCACTTTACCGCCTAAGGCAGAGTAAACGCTACCTTGGGTTTCATTCACAATGAGAGTAATCACACGTTCTAGGATTGGTCTAAGTTCGATCTCTTGGAATTTAGCAATCGAGTCATAGTAACTCACAAGGTCATACTGCCCGCCCGTGAGAGTTCCTTGCGATTGACCACTCAAACGAGACTTAGGAATTTTAGACAAGCCAGACATATTTTCCAAGATAAAATCCAAACTCTCTTTGATACCAGGAATAACACCGTTTAACCTCTCAAGTGATTCACCCTCACCAGCAGCA
This sequence is a window from Leptospiraceae bacterium. Protein-coding genes within it:
- a CDS encoding DUF3383 family protein; amino-acid sequence: MPLIVGTTQPSNLDLVGAVNNVAGYEEDDTTILVDGFVDSGNPIEAGDKFTVAGETGSPVHTVVSTVQTSSNTTSITFTPPLASIVADDAVVTVVKHTEDVYVEITDADELLDLGYTADSLEYKKAQAVFSQSPRLDKIAVCYIPSFTDLAAKIAELRNSGKDSWYYLLITSREKAHIAIADTYINSLEKIGVFVTKDQTTTSSGERTMIIVTNKDNEHPDAAIVGKCAGETIGQVSWDSKQLNGISNSDVTMAEQSTLLAGNVNLIREMGGVNVFWEGKTMSGQYIDSVISRDYLKARFIEAIQLLKINNKKLPFDQRGIAMTEASMRAVFDEAGLNGVIRPVLVEADRDFSDLGKYQYILNLPASVSDISPANRANRVIAPITLSAKLSGSINTFVISGTLEV
- a CDS encoding encapsulin, whose product is MANVISENDLKQIERTLYTPKESELVARKILRVNTNFSRSASSIGYRWYTRTGSAKILAAGGSAKDIPFVGEDGGEKTQKVYDIVTGIRYDWKEILATQGLAGRTDLPSVRLDMLRPESARRAIAELENKLVLVGDSAYGIQGLLNATGIISEDVADGAVGVGAAKKLWSNKTPKEILRDLSTARTKAKQKGLFNPDTLVLPPDQFDLLDQPYADNSVMTIRNWLTSQGVTFPRIISARELGKDYNGFSTVDCLLVMDSTPEVAEIAVTAELELRAPVYDILGNSEQAVLQSLAGAMIRHPSAIYVGKGI
- a CDS encoding DUF2213 domain-containing protein; this translates as MENRFEYRFDRADVVSYSDENGFLRAKVRLTKPGVYNYTLGDGTTRKEAKLPEEIFHPAFLKSLDGIPITDGHPYEHGGLVTGDNYNSLIKGIITNPRVEDGFVVADETLFDPALIASVKAGEKREVSLGLKARQVAVTGDYSGARYDSVQTEMKANHVAHVVKGRVDNARIVLDGIEYGIQQGEISMAENATQETEPGWVKGFLDKIVSIFDSADSKKVVVADSADKGTFDTLANRSKLLSDRTQSAIATYQPAVVLDAASYEKRIAELEKTIQDITNGISLKLDEAVARDGIVDAVKAVLPEADLKGKSNTEIKTLLVKSVLPDVKLDSAELIDVYYNASLELAKAKAKLNPGKVEVKQDEADIAALKNKRLNLYQEVK